The genomic segment GCTATGCGCGCGGCTGCTCGAACATGGGCATGGACATCATCCAGCAATGCGAAGTCACCGGCGTGCGCACCGAGGGCGGCAAGGTCGTCGGCGTCGACACCACCAAGGGCGCGATCGATTGCGGCAAGCTCGCGGTCGTGGTCGCGGGCCACAGCTCGGTGGTGGCCGATATGGCCGGCTTCCGCCTGCCGATCGAATCGATGGCGCTGCAGGCCTGGGTCTCCGAGCCGATCAAGCCGGTGATCGACGTGGTGGTGATGGCCAACCTCGTGCACGGCTATATCTCGCAATCCGACAAGGGCGAGCTGGTGCTCGGCGGCGGCACGGATGGCTTCAACAACTACTCGCAGCGCGGCTCTTGGCACCATATCGAGGAAACCACCCGCGCGCTGATCGAGACCTTCCCGGTGATCTCGCGCCTCAAGATGCTGCGCCAATGGGGCGGCATCGTGGACATGACCGGCGACCGCTCGCCGATCCTGTCGAAGACGCCGGTCGAGAACCTGTTCGTCAACTGCGGCTGGGGCACCGGCGGCTTCAAGGCGATCCCGGGCTCGGGCTGGGCGATGGCGGAACTCGTGGCCAAGGGCTATTCGCCGCTCGCCGCGGGCTTCGGGCTCGACCGCTTCCGCGACGGCCGCTTCGTCGACGAGAGCGTCGCCGCGGGGGTCGCGCACTGATGCGTCCCGCCGCTTCAATGATGCTCAAATATCCCGCAGGGGTCCGGGGGCGCGCAGCCCCCGGGAACCGCGCCGCCCTTTCGGACGTTCGTGCTGTGACCATCAACGCACAGGAGAATGTCCCATGGCAGAACAATCGGAAACCGG from the Rhodobacter xanthinilyticus genome contains:
- a CDS encoding sarcosine oxidase subunit beta family protein, producing the protein MAQRRYSIFAVAREALRFHAGWERAWRSPEPKKRYDVVVIGAGGHGLATAYYLGKVHGITNVAVIEKGWLGGGNTGRNTTIIRSNYLQDPSAAIFDKALKLYENLSQDLNYNVMFSPRGLLMLAQSEHEMRGYKRTVYANNLQGVETRWIERDEVKDLVPIINLDGPRYPVMGALYQERGGTARHDAVAWGYARGCSNMGMDIIQQCEVTGVRTEGGKVVGVDTTKGAIDCGKLAVVVAGHSSVVADMAGFRLPIESMALQAWVSEPIKPVIDVVVMANLVHGYISQSDKGELVLGGGTDGFNNYSQRGSWHHIEETTRALIETFPVISRLKMLRQWGGIVDMTGDRSPILSKTPVENLFVNCGWGTGGFKAIPGSGWAMAELVAKGYSPLAAGFGLDRFRDGRFVDESVAAGVAH